Proteins co-encoded in one Balearica regulorum gibbericeps isolate bBalReg1 chromosome 16, bBalReg1.pri, whole genome shotgun sequence genomic window:
- the ARHGAP40 gene encoding rho GTPase-activating protein 40 isoform X3, whose translation MTQLPPKNPLASSVSDGTDCRVESVDNLSMDSFWLEVENIKQSAEAEQEECSLADVKTQEEGEAEAEWLQDAGLSDLLGDRASENDNIVLLSTLTKTQAAAVQRRLDTYSRSRRRKNKHPVRDVRDIFGVVGSEETAAEKKESSPDQLWHNLLTSNVQRTETQDYSCTVRNPGKEEVFNMDVAYSEQAAVLLKGSFLSEPRRLKDGNTLTKFKIPKGRLGVTRIGDLSAQDMKKIPTLALIELTALCDVLGFELKRNKAAKLKTTEKRLFGVPLNTLLENDQKLLPNTKVPLLLQALLSCLEKRGLETEGILRVSGSQTRIKSLVQKLERDFYTGLFHWDEVHQNDVSGLLKRFIRELPAPLLTAEYLPAFAAVQNIPDLKQRLQALNLLILILPEPNRNTLKALLEFLSKVVARENNNKMNLWNVSTVMAPNLFMHKGLPNKIPEGKEKQLAEGAADVVRMMIHYQDLLWTVSSFLVAQVRKLNESNSKRYQFCDKRIKNLLRKIHADKDKVEKNQGEPSKIVKVHASLLLKDSLEVHLNNATRVADVLRQFQKNLCQNGWNIVNTVNLLKCNNSMECTNLLLYEVGGNIGEHCLDPDTYLLDLYHVNPHAEWIIKQNPSYPRMF comes from the exons GCTGAGCAAGAGGAATGCAGCCTTGCAGATGTCAAAACACAAGAGG AGGGAGAAGCTGAAGCCGAGTGGCTCCAGGATGCAGGTCTGTCCGACCTCCTCGGGGACCGTGCCTCGGAAAACGACAACATCGTGCTGCTCTCCACCCTGACCAAGACCCAGGCTGCCGCTGTGCAGCGGCGGTTGGATACCTACTCCCGCTCTCGGAGGAGGAAGAACAAGCATCCTGTGCGTGATGTCAGAGACATTTTTGGAGTGGTCGGCTCTGAG gagacagcagcagagaaaaaggagtCCAGCCCGGATCAGTTGTGGCACAATCTACTGACTTCAAACGTACAGAGAA caGAAACCCAGGATTACTCCTGCACAGTTCGAAACCCTGGGAAAGAGGAGGTGTTCAACATGGATGTTGCCTACTCAGAGCAAGCAGCTGTCCTGCTCAAGGGATCGTTCCTGTCTGAACCTAGGAGGTTAAAGGATGGAAACACCCTAACT AAATTTAAGATCCCCAAGGGCAGATTAGGAGTGACCAGGATTGGAGATCTGTCTGCTCAGGACATGAAGAAGATCCCCACACTGGCCCTTATTGAACTAACAGCGCTCTGTGATGTTCTGGGCTTTGAGCTGAAGAGAAACAAGgcagcaaaactgaaaacaacag AGAAAAGACTCTTTGGAGTGCCACTCAACACCCTGTTGGAAAATGACCAAAAACTGCTCCCCAACACCAAGGTCCCTCTGTTACTCCAGGCA CTGTTGTCCTGCTTGGAAAAGAGAGGACTTGAAACAGAGGGCATTTTGAGAGTTTCTGGGTCGCAGACCAGAATCAAG agtCTGGTACAGAAGCTAGAAAGGGATTTCTATACTGGCCTTTTCCACTGGGATGAAGTCCACCAGAATGACGTATCGGGGCTACTGAAGAGATTCATAAGGGAGCTGCCGGCCCCACTGCTGACAGCAGAGTACCtccctgcttttgctgctgtacAAA ATATTCCAGACCTGAAGCAAAGATTGCAAGCTTTAAACCTCCTGATTCTGATTCTGCCAGAACCCAACAGAAACACTCTAAAG GCTCTACTTGAATTTCTCAGCAAAGTGGTTGCCAgggagaacaacaacaaaatgaacCTCTGGAACGTTTCCACGGTCATGGCCCCAAACCTCTTCATGCACAAGGGGCTGCCAAACAAGATCCCcgaagggaaggagaagcagctggcagagggggCGGCTGACGTTGTGCGGATGATGATCCATTACCAGGATTTGCTCTGGACA gtCTCCTCTTTTCTGGTAGCTCAAGTGAGAAAACTGAATGAGAGCAATAGCAAAAGGTACCAGTTTTGTGACAAGCGAATTAAAAATTTGTTGCGGAAGATTCACGCAGATAAAGACAAAGTGGAAAAGAACCAGGGAGAG CCTTCCAAGATTGTGAAAGTCCATGCTTCGCTTCTCCTGAAGGATTCGCTAGAGGTGCATTTGAACAATGCAACCAGAGTTGCTGATGTCTTGAGGCAGTTTCAAAAGAACCTGTGCCAGAATGGCTGGAATATTGTTAACACTGTAAATCTCCTCAAGTG taaCAACTCCATGGAGTGCACAAACTTGCTCCTGTATGAAGTGGGAGGCAATATTG GTGAACATTGCCTGGACCCAGACACTTACCTCTTAGACTTGTACCATGTCAATCCCCATGCTGAGTGGATAATTAAGCAAAACCCATCTTATCCTCGGATGTTCTAA